The following are from one region of the Edwardsiella tarda ATCC 15947 = NBRC 105688 genome:
- a CDS encoding phage major capsid protein, translating into MSEVNEILKKVTASIEDATSKFNAKAEEALNEAKKTGQLSAQTKETVDKMAVELNALRDAEKTLKASLGELEQHVAQMPLANAKGVVESVGQVVIGSEALKAFSSSVEGGKRISIPVSAALLSSNVPEGVVEPQRLPGIDTAPKQRLFIRDLIAPGRTGAPAIFWVQQTGFTNAAKVVAEGTVKPYSDIQFATKITPVTTIAHMFKASKQILDDFAQLQSTVDAEMRYGLKYVEEQEILFGDGTGVHLHGIVPQATAYKAEFNVDQQNGIDDLRLAMLQAQLARFPASGHVLHFIDWAKIELTKDTLGRYILANPSALTGPTLWGLPVVATETAAFKGKFLTGAFNAAAQLFDREDANVVISTENADDFEKNMISIRCEERLALAVKRPEAFIYGAFTAPVVPSGSH; encoded by the coding sequence ATGTCAGAAGTTAATGAAATCCTGAAAAAAGTCACTGCATCTATTGAGGATGCGACCAGCAAGTTTAACGCTAAGGCCGAAGAGGCGCTCAACGAGGCGAAGAAAACGGGGCAACTCTCAGCCCAGACGAAAGAGACGGTCGATAAAATGGCCGTCGAGCTTAACGCCTTGCGTGATGCGGAAAAAACGCTGAAAGCATCATTGGGTGAGCTGGAGCAGCATGTGGCTCAAATGCCGCTGGCCAATGCAAAGGGCGTAGTTGAATCCGTTGGGCAAGTCGTTATTGGTAGTGAAGCACTGAAGGCGTTTTCGTCCAGTGTAGAGGGTGGAAAGCGCATTAGCATTCCGGTTAGCGCGGCGCTTCTCTCATCCAATGTGCCTGAAGGTGTGGTTGAGCCCCAGCGCCTTCCTGGTATTGATACTGCTCCCAAGCAGCGTTTGTTTATTCGTGATCTCATTGCGCCGGGTCGCACTGGGGCTCCGGCTATTTTTTGGGTACAGCAGACCGGTTTTACCAATGCGGCGAAAGTCGTGGCAGAGGGGACGGTAAAACCCTATAGCGATATTCAGTTTGCTACCAAGATCACGCCAGTAACGACGATTGCCCACATGTTCAAAGCATCCAAGCAGATTTTGGATGATTTTGCACAGCTGCAGTCTACTGTTGATGCGGAAATGCGCTACGGCCTGAAGTATGTCGAAGAGCAGGAGATTCTGTTCGGTGATGGTACCGGGGTTCATCTGCATGGCATCGTCCCTCAAGCCACCGCCTATAAGGCGGAATTTAACGTAGATCAGCAGAACGGAATCGACGATCTGCGCTTGGCGATGCTTCAGGCGCAATTAGCGCGTTTCCCAGCCTCTGGCCATGTACTGCATTTTATCGACTGGGCGAAGATTGAGCTGACCAAGGATACGTTGGGCCGCTACATCCTGGCAAATCCATCGGCGCTCACAGGTCCTACTCTGTGGGGGCTACCGGTTGTAGCAACGGAGACTGCGGCCTTTAAGGGCAAGTTCCTGACTGGTGCTTTCAATGCCGCTGCTCAGTTGTTTGATCGCGAAGATGCCAACGTGGTGATCTCTACAGAAAACGCGGACGACTTCGAAAAGAATATGATCTCAATCCGTTGTGAAGAGCGTTTAGCGCTAGCGGTCAAACGTCCTGAAGCGTTTATCTATGGCGCGTTTACTGCGCCGGTAGTCCCATCAGGTAGCCATTAA